Genomic DNA from Cupriavidus pauculus:
CGGTATCGCTGGCTGACGCGGTACCGGGGACGTTGGTCAGCGGCGCCGCGTTGGCGGTCGATGCGATGGGCGGCAGCACCGACAGCGTCGCCATCGCCGCCGTCACCGCTGCCGTCATGGCTACCGTCATCGCTACCCTCGCCGCGATGTGTCTGGCGATCCATCCCTTCCGCATGATCTGCTCCTCGCTGTCGCGACAGCCATTGCATCCGAGGCCGGCATCCGATGTACAAATTGCACGCGGCCCTCGTTCTTCGTCACGGCGTTCACACCGGGGGCAGTCCCCCCGCCGCGCCGGAGATCCAGTACGGATCGCGCTCGTAGTACTGATGGACCGTCGTGGCCCATTGCGGGTCGGCCATGCTGGGCCAGCTGTCCTTGTTGAAGCCCGGCGCATCCTTGATGCGCGCTGCGGTCAGCCCGAGCCGGAAGCACTTGGCGTCCGTGTCCATCACGAGCGCCGACCACGGAATGGCGTGCAGCGTATCGCCGATGCCGAGAAACCCGCCCGTGGTCAGCACGGCGTACGCCACGCGGCCACGCGGCACGTCGATCATGATTTCCTTGATCTCGCCGACATGTTCGCCGTCGGAGGCGTACACCTTGGTGTCCTCGAGGCTCGATGCGGCCATCACTTCCGGGCCTGGCCCCTCGCCAACGCCGGAGCCGACGATATTGGCGCCCTGGTTCGAGGTGAGTGTCTGATTCGCGTCCATTGCAGTCTCCTTGGGGGTGATCAAGCGGGTGGAGACGGTACTGCTGCAACGTCCGTGCCCATGCCGCCGTACGATGAAAGTGTCACGGATTGCCCTTGCCGCCCGATGCGCCAAACACCTGCCCCGTCACGTAACTTGCCTCCGGCGCGGCAAGCGTGACGAACAGCGGCGCGATTTCGGCGGGCTGGCCCGGACGTTGCATGGGCGTATCGCTACCGAACGCCTTCAGCTTTTCCATGGTCTGTCCGCCCGACACCTGAAGGGGTGTCCAGAACGGTCCCGGTGCCACGGCATTGACGCGAATGCCCTTGCTCGCCATCTGCTTGGCCAACCCCTTGGTGAAGTTGGTGATGGTCGCCTTTGTCGCGGCGTAATCGAGCAGATTCTCCGAGGGATCGGTCGCGTTCACGGAACTCGTGTTGATGATCGCGGCGCCCGCG
This window encodes:
- a CDS encoding PRC-barrel domain-containing protein, translating into MDANQTLTSNQGANIVGSGVGEGPGPEVMAASSLEDTKVYASDGEHVGEIKEIMIDVPRGRVAYAVLTTGGFLGIGDTLHAIPWSALVMDTDAKCFRLGLTAARIKDAPGFNKDSWPSMADPQWATTVHQYYERDPYWISGAAGGLPPV